A DNA window from Paenibacillus sp. HWE-109 contains the following coding sequences:
- the eutM gene encoding ethanolamine utilization microcompartment protein EutM, with protein MAGEMAALGMVETKGLVGSIEAADAMVKAANVRLVGKVHVGGGLVTVMVRGDVGAVKAATDAGAAAAEKVGELVSVHVIPRPHSDIEFILPKLEG; from the coding sequence ATGGCAGGAGAAATGGCAGCTCTAGGTATGGTGGAAACGAAGGGTTTGGTAGGTTCTATTGAAGCAGCGGATGCGATGGTGAAGGCCGCCAATGTGAGATTGGTCGGGAAGGTTCATGTTGGCGGAGGCTTGGTTACTGTCATGGTACGTGGGGATGTTGGTGCTGTCAAAGCGGCCACGGATGCCGGTGCAGCAGCTGCGGAGAAGGTGGGAGAGCTGGTATCTGTCCACGTCATCCCGCGTCCGCACTCCGACATTGAGTTCATTCTTCCTAAGCTTGAAGGATAA